Proteins encoded by one window of Phycisphaerae bacterium:
- the rpsL gene encoding 30S ribosomal protein S12: MPTINQLVRVGREKQARKSKVRDLEQSPQKRGVCLLVKTQTPKKPNSALRKVARVRLTNGKEVTAYIPGIDHNLQEHSIVLVRGGRVRDLPGVRYHIIRGTLDCAGVGGDKENRPRNRSRSKYGVKRRK, from the coding sequence ATGCCGACCATCAATCAGCTTGTTCGAGTGGGTCGCGAGAAGCAGGCCCGCAAGTCCAAGGTTCGTGATCTGGAGCAGAGCCCCCAGAAGCGGGGCGTGTGTCTGCTCGTCAAGACCCAGACGCCTAAGAAACCAAACTCGGCCCTCCGCAAAGTGGCCCGTGTTCGTTTGACCAACGGCAAGGAAGTCACTGCGTATATCCCGGGCATCGACCACAACCTCCAGGAGCACTCCATTGTACTTGTGCGGGGAGGTCGTGTCCGCGATCTTCCCGGCGTCCGCTACCACATCATCCGCGGTACGTTGGATTGCGCCGGCGTGGGCGGAGACAAGGAGAACCGGCCCCGGAATCGCAGCCGCAGCAAGTACGGCGTGAAGCGCCGCAAATGA
- a CDS encoding B12-binding domain-containing radical SAM protein produces the protein MRIALINPVARRCQGYHTMGSKIPQLGLQVLARLVPEPHTVDLIDEIFGFEATDRRIRRGQYDLVGVTSYSSGATRAYEIAAQCRNEGIKTIMGGPHASAVPDEAARSFDSVAIGECDDIWPAIIADAEKGALKTRYIGHIVEVNRPGIGHASQHLQPINGRYDVASIQTSRGCPVGCEYCSVTKFNGPAIRRRPIEEILEEWNETPRRFIFVTDDNFFGVGPKHAEWAKQLLEQIIRRGKKRLWFSQTTINMGEDAEGLRLAYRAGCRGMLIGFETFNPESLKEFHKGINRNNLLRYKELVEGFHRAGISVFGAFIIGADQDTEDTVAETAVQSVKLGIDTIQITNLTPLPGTKLYERWMSEGRIFATHYPEDWERYTFVETVYHPRRMTASRLDEMIYELRHAAANTSWVWLRTLRTWWMTRSLTSALFIHGMNRGWKRMARMQLPRDEQRFGFTPRSNDRTRKLRDAFHLTLSKYPTALPAPEAATA, from the coding sequence ATGCGTATTGCACTCATCAATCCCGTTGCCCGGCGTTGCCAGGGTTACCACACCATGGGAAGCAAGATCCCACAACTGGGTCTTCAGGTCCTGGCCCGGCTCGTCCCTGAGCCTCATACCGTCGATCTGATCGACGAAATCTTCGGCTTCGAAGCCACGGATCGCCGGATTCGCCGAGGTCAGTACGATCTGGTCGGGGTCACCAGCTACTCCAGCGGGGCCACGCGTGCCTACGAGATCGCCGCCCAGTGCCGCAACGAGGGAATCAAGACCATCATGGGCGGGCCCCATGCCTCGGCCGTCCCGGACGAGGCTGCCCGTTCTTTCGACTCCGTCGCGATCGGCGAATGTGACGACATCTGGCCCGCAATCATCGCCGATGCCGAGAAGGGAGCACTCAAAACCCGCTACATCGGCCACATCGTCGAGGTCAACCGGCCGGGCATCGGCCACGCGAGCCAACACCTCCAGCCGATCAACGGTCGCTACGACGTGGCCAGTATCCAGACATCCCGGGGCTGTCCCGTCGGCTGCGAGTACTGCAGCGTGACCAAGTTCAACGGGCCCGCGATCCGTCGCCGCCCGATCGAGGAGATTCTCGAGGAATGGAACGAGACCCCCCGCCGGTTCATCTTCGTCACCGACGACAACTTCTTCGGGGTCGGCCCCAAACACGCGGAGTGGGCCAAACAGCTGCTCGAGCAGATCATCCGCCGGGGCAAGAAGCGACTCTGGTTCAGCCAAACCACGATCAACATGGGCGAGGATGCCGAGGGCCTGCGTCTGGCTTACCGGGCCGGCTGCCGCGGAATGCTCATCGGATTCGAGACCTTCAACCCCGAATCACTCAAGGAGTTCCACAAGGGCATCAACCGCAATAACCTCCTGCGCTACAAGGAGTTGGTCGAGGGTTTCCATCGCGCTGGAATCTCGGTTTTTGGGGCTTTCATCATCGGCGCTGACCAGGACACCGAGGACACCGTGGCCGAGACCGCCGTCCAGTCCGTCAAGCTGGGCATTGATACCATCCAGATCACCAACCTGACACCGCTGCCTGGCACCAAGCTCTACGAGCGATGGATGTCGGAAGGCCGCATCTTCGCCACCCACTACCCCGAAGACTGGGAGCGCTACACCTTCGTCGAAACCGTCTATCATCCCAGGCGCATGACCGCCTCGCGCCTCGATGAGATGATCTACGAGTTGCGCCACGCCGCAGCCAATACCTCCTGGGTGTGGCTTCGCACTCTTAGGACTTGGTGGATGACGCGGAGCCTGACCAGTGCGCTGTTCATTCACGGCATGAACCGGGGCTGGAAGCGGATGGCCAGGATGCAGCTGCCCCGCGACGAGCAGCGATTCGGCTTCACCCCGCGGTCTAACGACCGCACCCGCAAACTCCGTGACGCCTTCCATCTGACTCTGTCCAAGTACCCAACCGCACTGCCGGCCCCGGAAGCGGCCACCGCCTGA
- a CDS encoding DUF1080 domain-containing protein produces the protein MVYPLILLAGLAAAGCQTGAPLFNGRNLAGWTEIGSTGAWTAEQGKILKCNGKTNKYAWLSTDRRYSDFVLDLDWRVSDKANSGIFLRVPDREGRSSMKGFEIQIRDDAVDEDLTDASGSVFRRVPAPAKYARPTGQWNHFRITVHDRHVRVELNGHVTVDTGFDNVQPRAKDPPMSAVPNQGYIGLQNHGTPVEYRNLRLRELE, from the coding sequence ATGGTGTACCCTCTCATCCTCCTTGCCGGGCTGGCCGCGGCCGGCTGCCAGACCGGCGCCCCCTTGTTCAACGGCCGCAACCTGGCCGGCTGGACCGAGATCGGCAGCACCGGCGCCTGGACCGCCGAACAGGGGAAGATCCTCAAGTGCAACGGAAAGACGAACAAGTACGCCTGGCTGAGCACCGATCGCAGGTACAGCGACTTCGTGCTCGATCTCGACTGGCGGGTTTCCGATAAGGCCAATTCCGGCATCTTTCTGCGCGTGCCTGATCGTGAAGGCCGTAGTTCAATGAAGGGCTTCGAGATTCAGATCCGCGACGACGCGGTGGATGAGGACCTGACCGACGCCAGCGGGTCCGTGTTCCGGCGGGTGCCCGCCCCGGCCAAGTACGCCAGACCAACCGGTCAATGGAACCACTTCCGGATCACGGTGCATGACCGGCATGTACGCGTCGAGCTGAACGGCCACGTGACCGTGGACACCGGTTTTGACAACGTCCAACCCAGGGCGAAGGACCCACCCATGTCGGCCGTGCCCAACCAGGGTTACATCGGGTTGCAGAACCACGGTACACCGGTCGAGTACCGCAACCTCCGGTTGCGCGAACTGGAATAG
- the rsgA gene encoding ribosome small subunit-dependent GTPase A — MGRKPPSRGGGDKRRVDFRPNRQRPGRRKQWHPPAEHDTRHDQVTPFSESVQARGDLSRKRTIIEQGGDVPDDSLAEGIAVAVRGQFVDVDDGQCVWPCTVRRILRTMSIRNRHPVVAGDRVWFAVVADSQGQLKEGVIVRVAPRRTSLTRSDGRKTHVIAANVDQALIVSSIREPVLKPHLIDRYLVACHAGNLTAIICVNKCDLDAEGEANEIVDRYRRLGYAAVATSAATGHGLQEMRALLAGKATLLAGQSGVGKSSLVNAIQPSLNLPTAAVSATTEKGRHTTTTAVWLKLDIGGAVIDTPGIRALDVAMIPLNELETHFVEFVDRLQHCRFPNCVHIHEEGCAIQEAVDAGAVDPSRYDSYVELFYELSETRKSRYE; from the coding sequence ATGGGCAGAAAGCCGCCATCTCGTGGAGGAGGAGACAAGCGCCGGGTCGATTTCCGTCCCAACCGCCAGCGACCCGGGCGGCGCAAGCAATGGCATCCCCCGGCCGAACACGACACCCGTCACGATCAGGTCACACCGTTCAGCGAGAGCGTCCAGGCCCGGGGTGACCTGTCCCGAAAACGCACCATCATCGAGCAAGGCGGCGATGTCCCGGATGACTCGCTCGCCGAGGGCATCGCCGTCGCGGTCCGCGGGCAGTTCGTCGACGTGGACGATGGACAATGCGTCTGGCCATGCACGGTGCGACGCATCCTCCGCACCATGTCCATCCGCAACCGCCATCCAGTCGTGGCCGGCGACCGCGTCTGGTTCGCTGTCGTGGCCGACAGCCAGGGTCAACTCAAGGAGGGCGTCATCGTTCGGGTGGCCCCGCGCCGGACGTCGCTGACGCGCAGCGACGGCCGGAAAACACATGTCATCGCCGCGAATGTCGATCAGGCGCTCATCGTGAGCTCAATTCGCGAGCCGGTGCTGAAACCGCACCTGATCGACCGGTATCTGGTTGCCTGCCACGCGGGGAATCTCACGGCCATCATCTGTGTGAACAAGTGTGACCTGGACGCGGAGGGCGAAGCGAACGAGATTGTTGACCGCTATCGCCGTCTGGGATATGCCGCGGTCGCCACCAGCGCGGCCACAGGCCATGGGCTGCAGGAAATGCGTGCCCTTCTGGCGGGCAAGGCAACCCTCTTGGCTGGCCAGAGTGGCGTGGGCAAGAGTTCGTTGGTGAACGCGATTCAGCCAAGCCTCAATCTGCCCACGGCCGCCGTCTCCGCCACAACGGAGAAAGGTCGTCACACCACGACAACCGCTGTCTGGCTGAAACTCGATATCGGCGGGGCGGTCATCGATACGCCGGGTATCCGGGCCCTCGACGTGGCCATGATCCCGTTGAACGAGTTGGAGACCCACTTCGTCGAGTTTGTCGATCGCCTGCAGCACTGCCGTTTCCCCAACTGCGTGCATATCCACGAGGAGGGTTGCGCCATCCAAGAGGCCGTCGATGCGGGCGCGGTCGACCCGTCGCGCTATGACAGCTACGTTGAGCTGTTCTATGAGCTGAGCGAGACCCGCAAATCGCGCTACGAATGA
- a CDS encoding cyclase family protein: protein MSTDRKVPVPGHGFRHRLGRRRFTRVSLDEPGDCMGNWIDITRTLRPGMVHWPGDLAFELRRVVTLTGPSTANLSEIHTNVHAGTHVDAPLHYIDGGMDVATLPLERLCGPATVVDVAQERDVTAEDIHRASIPPGDRVLLRTTSGRLWSKSTFDRQFFALTAGAASLLVEIGTPLVGVDYLSVDRFDAGDAPVHRILLGAGIILLEGLDLDTAPAGRYELIALPMKIAGADGSPIRAIMRPK from the coding sequence GTGTCCACGGACCGAAAAGTGCCGGTTCCCGGGCACGGTTTTCGGCACCGCTTGGGCCGGCGACGATTCACGCGTGTATCGCTGGATGAACCCGGTGACTGCATGGGCAACTGGATCGACATTACCCGCACGCTGAGGCCGGGCATGGTCCATTGGCCCGGCGATCTAGCGTTTGAACTCCGGCGAGTTGTGACCCTCACCGGCCCGAGCACCGCCAATCTGAGCGAGATCCACACCAACGTCCACGCCGGCACCCACGTCGATGCACCGCTGCATTACATCGATGGCGGCATGGACGTCGCCACCCTGCCGCTCGAACGACTGTGCGGACCCGCCACCGTGGTGGATGTAGCTCAGGAACGCGACGTTACCGCCGAGGACATCCACCGGGCGTCGATCCCCCCGGGCGACCGTGTGTTGTTGAGGACGACGAGCGGCCGGCTCTGGTCCAAGAGCACGTTCGACCGGCAGTTCTTCGCCCTTACCGCTGGCGCCGCCAGCCTACTGGTCGAGATCGGAACCCCGCTGGTGGGCGTCGACTACCTGTCGGTTGACCGCTTCGACGCGGGGGACGCCCCGGTCCACCGTATTCTGCTCGGCGCCGGTATCATCCTCCTCGAAGGGCTGGACCTCGACACCGCTCCTGCCGGGAGATATGAACTGATCGCCCTGCCGATGAAGATTGCCGGAGCCGACGGAAGCCCTATCCGGGCGATCATGCGACCCAAGTGA